The Diaphorobacter ruginosibacter genome contains a region encoding:
- a CDS encoding response regulator transcription factor, whose protein sequence is MSLIPKKGTIYVVDDDEAVRDSLQWLLEGKDYRVRCFDSAESFLARYDPREVACLIVDIRMGGMTGLELQDRLIERNSPLPIVFITGHGDVPMAVNTMKKGALDFIQKPFNEDELVPLVERMLDHAREAFTGHQQAASRDALLSKLTGRESQVLERIVAGRLNKQIADDLGISIKTVEAHRANIMEKLNANTVADLLKIALGPTAKA, encoded by the coding sequence ATGAGTTTGATCCCGAAAAAAGGCACGATCTATGTCGTCGATGACGACGAAGCGGTACGTGATTCTCTGCAATGGTTGCTGGAAGGCAAGGACTACCGCGTGCGTTGCTTTGATTCGGCCGAATCATTCCTGGCGCGCTACGACCCTCGCGAAGTGGCCTGCCTGATCGTCGACATCCGCATGGGCGGCATGACCGGCCTGGAGTTGCAGGATCGCCTGATCGAGCGCAATTCCCCGCTCCCCATCGTGTTCATCACCGGCCACGGCGACGTGCCCATGGCCGTGAACACCATGAAGAAGGGTGCGCTCGACTTCATCCAGAAGCCCTTCAACGAGGACGAACTGGTACCGCTGGTCGAACGCATGCTCGACCATGCCCGCGAGGCCTTCACCGGCCACCAGCAGGCCGCCAGCCGCGATGCACTGCTCTCCAAGCTCACCGGCCGCGAATCGCAGGTGCTCGAGCGCATCGTCGCGGGCCGCCTGAACAAGCAGATCGCGGACGACCTCGGCATCAGCATCAAGACCGTGGAGGCCCACCGGGCCAACATCATGGAAAAACTGAACGCCAACACCGTGGCCGACCTGCTCAAGATCGCACTCGGCCCCACCGCCAAGGCCTGA
- a CDS encoding PAS domain S-box protein: protein MQAQQNAVLPSAETLKTPVRWWRTWWRSLSPHRQDRFAVLAPLAAVLMFLAAIVAAFWYLRTEEVEREKEALKRDVEYAQQRVRLRLLERQEQIMRIARDLSNQDLDRAEFDRRAEALISQYPELQAVTWIDERMRIRASHAAPTVSSSQLRVIGESIRSGETADTYLLARDMQQPVYSQPLSVKDEAPPLLQLQVPLSAQGKFAGVVLSEYSIDSLLRYGTPTEVLARYGVTLLDSNGNVLAGTPLQPRRTAFIAKDNRANEYEVPVSPVGNGLMLRAQAYRTSLGVVGSGLFWLVGALSAMTAWLLIATWRHTRRRLQAQQALVSETNFRRAMENSILTGMRAVDMQGRITYVNAAFCQMTGWSESELVGQTPPYSYWPDSDHESFQAKTNDELSGKGIPGGFQARVKRKSGSLFDARLYVSPLVDAKGKQTGWMTSMTDITEPNRIREQLTASHERFTVVLESLDASVSVAPLGSAELLFANRLYRQWFGSQTDGHLELVAQAGVLPAREHSSVDDEDGLMGLPTDPLTSARSENAEIFRPELGKWLEVRSRYLNWVDGRLAQMVIATDITPRRLAEEQAARQAERAQSVSRLITMGEMASSVAHELNQPLAAISNYCSGMVSRIESKQISEEMLISVLQKTAHQAQRAGQIIQRIRQFVKKSEPNQSLANVHDIVNEAVELADIELRRNNVRLTHYVAARLPKVMADTILIEQVLINLMKNGAESINQAQRPTARRSVELRVVPRHIDGQGVVEFSVQDTGKGLAPEVLAHLFEAFFSTKQEGMGIGLNLCRSIVESHHGRMHAENIYNGTEVTGCRFSFWLPLKTAANATTESVATPKPRTIE, encoded by the coding sequence ATGCAAGCACAGCAAAATGCGGTTTTACCCTCAGCCGAGACACTGAAAACCCCAGTGCGTTGGTGGCGTACTTGGTGGCGCAGCCTTTCGCCCCATCGGCAGGATCGCTTTGCCGTGCTTGCGCCGCTTGCTGCGGTTTTGATGTTTCTGGCGGCCATCGTTGCTGCTTTCTGGTATCTGCGCACCGAGGAAGTCGAGCGCGAGAAGGAGGCGCTCAAGCGAGATGTGGAATATGCGCAACAGCGTGTGCGGTTGCGGCTTCTTGAACGCCAGGAACAGATCATGCGCATCGCGCGCGATCTTTCCAATCAGGATCTTGACCGAGCCGAGTTCGACCGCCGCGCCGAGGCGCTGATCAGCCAGTATCCGGAACTGCAGGCCGTCACCTGGATCGACGAGCGCATGCGCATTCGTGCAAGCCATGCCGCGCCCACCGTCTCCAGCAGCCAGTTGCGGGTGATCGGCGAGTCGATCCGATCCGGCGAAACGGCCGATACCTACCTGCTTGCGCGCGACATGCAGCAGCCGGTGTACTCCCAGCCGCTGAGCGTCAAGGACGAAGCCCCGCCCCTGCTGCAGTTGCAGGTGCCGCTGTCCGCCCAGGGCAAGTTCGCGGGTGTGGTACTCAGCGAATACTCCATCGACAGCCTGCTGCGCTACGGAACGCCCACCGAGGTCCTGGCCCGCTACGGTGTCACCCTGCTCGACAGCAACGGCAACGTGCTGGCGGGAACGCCGCTTCAGCCCCGGCGCACCGCCTTCATCGCCAAGGACAATCGAGCCAACGAATACGAAGTGCCCGTCTCTCCGGTCGGCAACGGCCTGATGCTGCGCGCCCAGGCCTATCGCACCTCGCTGGGGGTGGTCGGCAGCGGCCTGTTCTGGCTGGTCGGCGCGCTCTCGGCGATGACTGCCTGGCTGCTGATCGCCACATGGCGCCACACCCGCCGCCGCCTGCAGGCGCAACAGGCCCTGGTGTCGGAAACCAATTTCCGCCGCGCCATGGAGAACTCCATCCTGACCGGCATGCGCGCGGTCGACATGCAGGGCCGCATCACCTATGTGAATGCCGCGTTCTGCCAGATGACGGGCTGGAGCGAGTCCGAGCTGGTCGGGCAGACGCCGCCCTACTCCTACTGGCCCGACTCCGACCACGAGAGCTTTCAGGCCAAGACCAATGACGAGCTGTCGGGCAAGGGCATTCCAGGCGGCTTCCAGGCCCGCGTGAAACGCAAGAGCGGCTCACTTTTCGACGCACGGCTGTATGTGTCGCCGCTGGTCGACGCCAAGGGCAAGCAGACCGGATGGATGACGTCGATGACCGACATCACCGAACCCAACCGCATCCGCGAACAGCTGACCGCATCCCACGAACGCTTCACCGTCGTGCTGGAATCGCTCGATGCATCGGTGTCCGTGGCGCCGCTGGGCAGTGCCGAACTGCTGTTCGCCAATCGCCTCTACCGCCAGTGGTTCGGCTCGCAGACCGACGGCCACCTGGAGCTGGTCGCACAGGCCGGCGTGCTGCCCGCCAGGGAACACAGCAGCGTGGACGACGAGGACGGCCTCATGGGCCTGCCCACCGACCCGCTGACCAGTGCCCGCTCGGAAAACGCTGAAATCTTCCGTCCTGAACTCGGCAAATGGCTCGAGGTGCGCTCGCGCTATCTCAACTGGGTGGACGGGCGCCTCGCGCAGATGGTGATCGCCACCGACATCACGCCGCGCCGCCTTGCCGAGGAACAGGCTGCCCGCCAGGCCGAGCGCGCGCAATCGGTCAGTCGCCTGATCACCATGGGCGAGATGGCATCGAGCGTGGCGCATGAGCTGAACCAGCCCCTGGCGGCCATCAGCAACTATTGCAGCGGCATGGTCTCGCGCATCGAGAGCAAGCAGATCAGCGAGGAAATGCTGATCTCCGTGCTGCAGAAGACCGCGCACCAGGCGCAGCGGGCCGGCCAGATCATTCAGCGCATCCGCCAGTTCGTCAAGAAGAGCGAGCCCAACCAGTCGCTCGCCAACGTACATGACATCGTCAACGAGGCCGTGGAGCTGGCCGACATCGAGCTGCGCCGCAACAACGTGCGCCTGACCCATTACGTGGCCGCCCGCCTGCCCAAGGTGATGGCCGACACCATCCTGATCGAGCAGGTGCTGATCAACCTGATGAAGAACGGAGCGGAGTCCATCAACCAGGCCCAGCGCCCCACCGCGCGCAGAAGCGTGGAGCTGCGCGTGGTGCCGCGCCACATCGACGGCCAGGGCGTGGTCGAGTTCTCCGTCCAGGACACCGGCAAGGGACTCGCGCCCGAAGTGCTGGCCCATCTGTTCGAGGCCTTCTTCTCCACCAAGCAGGAAGGCATGGGCATCGGGCTGAACCTGTGCCGCAGCATTGTCGAGTCCCATCACGGGAGAATGCATGCCGAGAACATCTACAATGGAACTGAAGTGACCGGGTGCCGGTTCTCTTTCTGGCTGCCGCTGAAGACCGCGGCGAATGCCACTACTGAATCTGTAGCAACGCCCAAGCCAAGGACTATCGAATGA
- the aceE gene encoding pyruvate dehydrogenase (acetyl-transferring), homodimeric type, giving the protein MTDANQDKAGKEIDPQETREWMDALSAVIDREGAAYAHQLIEELLEHARESSIDMPFSANTGYVNTIETDQEAKCPGNLIIEGRLRAYMRWNAMAMVVKANRVHPPEGGDLGGHIGSFASLANMFGAGFNHFWHAENENHGGDCLFIQGHVSPGIYARAYLEGRISEEQLLNFRQEVDGKGLSSYPHPKLMPNFWQFPTVSMGLGPLMAIYQARFLKYLHARGIANTENRKVWVFCGDGEMDEVESLGAIGLAARENLDNLIFVINCNLQRLDGPVRGNGKIIQELESEFRGAGWNVIKLIWGKGWDDLLARDKDGALRKIMMECNDGDYQAFKANDGAYVRKHFFGRDPRTLKLVEHMSDDEIWELRRGGHDSQKVYAAFDAANKHKGQPTVLLVKTVKGFGMGKIGEGKNTVHQTKKLGDEDIKAFRDRFNIPIPDSQIADLPFYKPADDTPEMKYLHERRKALGGYLPHRREKADEQFAVPPLDTFKAVLEPTPEGREISTTQAYVRFLTQLLRDKEIGPRVVPILVDEARTFGMEGLFRQIGIYNPHGQQYTPVDKDQVMYYKEDVKGQILQEGINEAGGMSSWIAAATSYSHSNRIMIPFYIYYSMFGFQRIGDLAWAAGDLQARGFLLGGTSGRTTLNGEGLQHEDGHSHILANTIPNCVSYDPTFAHEVAVIMHEGLRRMVQNQENVFYYLSLLNENYAMPGLTPGTEEKILKGMYLCKAGGAGELRAQLLGSGTILRESFFAQELLAKDWGVAADVWSCPSFNELTRDGQDAERWNMLHPLETPKVPFVTQELSGSTGPIVASTDYMKAYTDQIRPFIPKGRVYKVLGTDGFGRSDFRAKLREHFEVDRHYIVLAALTGLVEEGKLPAQKLADAIAKYGIKTDKINPLYA; this is encoded by the coding sequence ATGACAGATGCAAACCAGGACAAGGCCGGCAAAGAGATCGACCCTCAGGAAACCCGAGAGTGGATGGACGCGCTATCAGCCGTCATCGACCGCGAAGGTGCCGCCTATGCGCACCAGCTGATCGAGGAACTGCTGGAGCACGCTCGCGAAAGCAGCATCGACATGCCGTTCTCCGCCAACACTGGCTACGTCAACACCATCGAGACCGACCAGGAGGCCAAGTGCCCCGGCAATCTGATCATCGAAGGGCGCCTGCGCGCCTACATGCGCTGGAACGCCATGGCGATGGTGGTCAAGGCCAACCGCGTCCACCCGCCGGAAGGCGGTGACCTGGGCGGCCACATCGGCTCCTTCGCCTCGCTCGCCAACATGTTCGGCGCGGGCTTCAACCATTTCTGGCACGCCGAGAACGAGAACCACGGCGGCGACTGCCTGTTCATCCAGGGCCACGTTTCGCCCGGCATCTATGCCCGCGCCTACCTCGAAGGCCGCATCTCCGAAGAGCAACTGCTGAACTTCCGCCAGGAAGTGGACGGCAAGGGCCTGTCGAGCTATCCGCACCCCAAGCTCATGCCCAACTTCTGGCAGTTCCCGACCGTCTCGATGGGCCTGGGCCCGCTGATGGCGATCTACCAGGCGCGCTTCCTCAAGTACCTGCACGCACGCGGCATTGCCAACACCGAGAACCGCAAGGTATGGGTGTTCTGCGGCGACGGTGAAATGGACGAGGTCGAGTCGCTGGGCGCGATCGGCCTGGCCGCGCGTGAAAACCTCGACAACCTGATCTTCGTGATCAACTGCAACCTGCAGCGCCTGGACGGCCCGGTGCGCGGCAACGGCAAGATCATCCAGGAACTGGAAAGCGAATTCCGCGGTGCCGGCTGGAACGTGATCAAGCTCATCTGGGGCAAGGGCTGGGACGACCTGCTGGCCCGCGACAAGGATGGTGCCCTGCGCAAGATCATGATGGAGTGCAACGACGGCGACTATCAGGCCTTCAAGGCCAACGACGGTGCCTACGTGCGCAAGCATTTCTTCGGCCGCGACCCCCGCACGCTCAAGCTCGTGGAGCACATGAGCGACGACGAGATCTGGGAGCTGCGCCGCGGCGGCCACGATTCGCAGAAGGTCTACGCCGCCTTCGACGCCGCCAACAAGCACAAGGGCCAGCCGACGGTCCTGCTGGTCAAGACCGTCAAGGGCTTCGGCATGGGCAAGATCGGTGAAGGCAAGAACACCGTTCACCAGACCAAGAAGCTCGGCGACGAAGACATCAAGGCCTTCCGCGACCGCTTCAACATCCCCATTCCGGACAGCCAGATCGCCGACCTGCCGTTCTACAAGCCGGCCGACGACACGCCGGAAATGAAGTACCTGCACGAGCGTCGCAAGGCCCTGGGCGGCTACCTGCCGCACCGCCGCGAGAAGGCGGACGAGCAGTTCGCCGTGCCGCCGCTCGACACCTTCAAGGCCGTGCTGGAGCCCACTCCGGAAGGCCGCGAGATCTCGACCACGCAGGCCTATGTGCGTTTCCTCACGCAGCTGCTGCGCGACAAGGAAATCGGCCCGCGCGTCGTGCCCATCCTCGTGGATGAGGCCCGTACCTTCGGCATGGAAGGCCTGTTCCGCCAGATCGGTATCTACAACCCCCACGGCCAGCAGTACACCCCTGTCGACAAGGACCAGGTCATGTACTACAAGGAGGACGTGAAGGGCCAGATCCTGCAGGAAGGCATCAACGAGGCGGGCGGCATGTCCAGCTGGATCGCTGCGGCAACCAGCTACAGCCACAGCAACCGCATCATGATTCCGTTCTACATCTACTACTCGATGTTCGGATTCCAGCGCATCGGCGACCTGGCATGGGCGGCCGGCGACCTCCAGGCGCGCGGCTTCCTGCTGGGCGGTACCTCGGGCCGCACCACGCTGAACGGCGAAGGCCTGCAGCACGAGGACGGCCACAGCCACATCCTGGCCAACACCATCCCGAACTGCGTGAGCTACGACCCGACCTTCGCCCACGAAGTCGCGGTGATCATGCACGAGGGCCTGCGCCGCATGGTGCAGAACCAGGAAAACGTGTTCTATTACCTGTCGCTGCTCAACGAGAACTATGCGATGCCGGGCCTCACCCCCGGCACCGAGGAAAAGATCCTCAAGGGCATGTACCTCTGCAAGGCCGGCGGCGCGGGCGAACTGCGTGCGCAGCTGCTGGGCTCGGGCACCATCCTGCGTGAATCGTTCTTCGCACAGGAGCTGCTGGCCAAGGACTGGGGCGTTGCCGCCGATGTCTGGAGCTGCCCAAGTTTCAACGAACTGACCCGCGACGGTCAGGACGCAGAACGCTGGAACATGCTGCACCCGCTGGAGACACCGAAGGTGCCGTTCGTGACCCAGGAACTGTCCGGCAGCACGGGCCCGATCGTCGCGTCGACCGACTACATGAAGGCCTACACCGATCAGATCCGTCCTTTCATTCCCAAGGGCCGCGTCTACAAGGTGCTCGGCACCGACGGTTTCGGCCGCTCGGACTTCCGCGCCAAGCTGCGCGAGCACTTCGAAGTGGACCGCCACTACATCGTGCTGGCCGCGCTGACCGGACTGGTGGAAGAGGGCAAGCTGCCCGCGCAGAAGCTTGCCGATGCGATTGCCAAGTACGGCATCAAGACTGACAAGATCAACCCGCTGTACGCGTAA
- the aceF gene encoding dihydrolipoyllysine-residue acetyltransferase, with protein sequence MALTEIKVPDIGDFAEVGVIEVLVKPGDTVAVEQSLITVESDKASMEIPSSHAGVVKELKVNVGDKVKEGSVVLMLETAGEAAAPAPAAAAPAPAQAAAPAPAPVAAATPAAPAAAATTMDIKIPDIGDFKDVAVIELLVKVGDTVAAEQSLFTVESDKASMEIPSPAAGTITALTLKVGDKVNVGDVVGQMSAQGAAAPAASAAPAPAASAPAAAPAAAPVAAPASAPAAAAAPAAAAVPAHNPTVPPSGSLPYASPSVRKFARELGVPLEEVKGTGNKGRITSDDVQAFTKQVMSGAVQTKAQAAVAPKGGSGVGLDLLPWPKVDFSKFGAIERKDLSRIKKISGANLSRNWVMIPHVTNNDEADITELEAFRVSTNKENEKSGVKVTMLAFVIKAVVAALKKFPEFNTSLDGDTLVYKQYYNIGFAADTPNGLVVPVLKDADKKGIMQISQEMGELAKKARDGKLGAADMQGGCFSISSLGGIGGTHFTPIINAPEVAILGLSKGQMKPVWDGKQFVPRLTLPLSLSYDHRVIDGAAAARFNAYLGAVLADYRRIIL encoded by the coding sequence ATGGCATTGACAGAAATTAAGGTCCCGGACATCGGCGATTTCGCGGAAGTGGGCGTGATCGAAGTGCTCGTGAAGCCGGGCGACACCGTCGCTGTCGAGCAATCGCTGATCACCGTCGAGTCCGACAAGGCCTCGATGGAGATTCCTTCGAGCCACGCCGGCGTGGTCAAGGAGCTCAAGGTCAACGTGGGCGACAAGGTCAAGGAAGGCTCGGTCGTCCTGATGCTGGAGACGGCCGGCGAGGCCGCAGCTCCGGCTCCGGCAGCAGCCGCACCGGCGCCTGCGCAGGCCGCAGCTCCGGCACCGGCTCCCGTGGCCGCCGCCACACCCGCTGCACCCGCCGCCGCCGCAACGACCATGGACATCAAGATTCCCGACATCGGCGACTTCAAGGACGTGGCCGTGATCGAGCTGCTCGTGAAGGTGGGCGACACCGTCGCCGCCGAGCAGTCGCTGTTCACCGTGGAGTCCGACAAGGCATCGATGGAGATTCCATCGCCCGCAGCGGGCACCATCACAGCGCTGACGCTGAAGGTCGGCGACAAGGTGAACGTGGGTGACGTGGTCGGCCAGATGAGCGCGCAGGGCGCTGCCGCTCCTGCTGCCTCCGCGGCACCGGCACCCGCTGCTTCGGCTCCTGCTGCGGCACCGGCGGCCGCTCCCGTGGCTGCGCCTGCCTCCGCACCCGCTGCCGCGGCCGCTCCGGCGGCAGCCGCCGTGCCCGCGCACAACCCCACCGTGCCGCCCTCGGGCAGCCTGCCTTACGCTTCGCCGTCCGTGCGCAAGTTCGCCCGCGAACTCGGCGTGCCGCTGGAAGAGGTCAAGGGCACCGGCAACAAGGGCCGCATCACGTCGGACGACGTGCAGGCCTTCACCAAGCAGGTGATGAGCGGTGCCGTGCAGACCAAGGCGCAAGCCGCCGTGGCACCCAAGGGGGGCTCCGGCGTGGGCCTCGACCTGCTGCCATGGCCCAAGGTCGATTTCTCGAAGTTCGGCGCGATCGAGCGCAAGGATCTCTCGCGCATCAAGAAGATCTCGGGTGCGAACCTGTCGCGCAACTGGGTGATGATTCCTCACGTCACCAACAACGACGAGGCCGACATCACCGAGCTCGAAGCCTTCCGCGTCTCCACCAACAAGGAGAACGAGAAGAGCGGCGTGAAGGTGACCATGCTCGCCTTCGTGATCAAGGCGGTGGTCGCGGCACTCAAGAAGTTCCCCGAGTTCAACACCAGCCTTGACGGCGACACACTGGTCTACAAGCAGTACTACAACATCGGCTTCGCGGCCGATACGCCGAACGGCCTGGTGGTTCCGGTGCTCAAGGATGCCGACAAGAAGGGCATCATGCAGATCAGCCAGGAAATGGGCGAGCTCGCCAAGAAGGCGCGCGACGGCAAGCTCGGCGCGGCCGACATGCAGGGCGGCTGCTTCTCGATCTCGTCGCTCGGCGGCATCGGGGGCACGCACTTCACGCCGATCATCAATGCGCCGGAAGTCGCGATCCTGGGTCTGTCCAAGGGCCAGATGAAGCCGGTCTGGGACGGCAAGCAGTTCGTGCCGCGCCTCACGCTGCCGCTGTCGCTGTCATACGACCACCGCGTGATCGACGGCGCTGCCGCCGCACGCTTCAACGCCTACCTGGGCGCGGTGCTGGCGGACTACCGCCGCATCATCCTGTGA
- the lpdA gene encoding dihydrolipoyl dehydrogenase — MAIIDIKVPDIGDFKDVGVIELLVKPGDTVAVEQSLITVESDKASMEIPSSHAGVVKELKVNVGDKVNQGSVVLTLEAAEGAAAASAPAPAAAAPAPASAPAASAPAPVASSFGGAADLDCDVVVLGGGPGGYSAAFRAADLGLKVVLVERYKTLGGVCLNVGCIPSKALLHVAAVMDEVSHLAALGIDYGGAPKVNVDQLRGHKEKVIGKLTGGLGQMAKMRKVTIVRGYGNFVGANHIEVEETTGDGQERAGVKKVVQFKRAIIAAGSQAVHLPFMPKDERVVDSTGALDLKAVPKRMLILGGGIIGLEMGTVYSTLGARLDVVEMMDGLMQGADRDLVKVWQKMNAPRFDNIMVNTKTVAAEATPQGIKVTFEPAKDGVTVPEPQTYDLVLQAVGRTPNGKKIGAEKAGVSVTDRGFIDVDIQMRTNVPHIFAIGDIVGQPMLAHKAVHEAHVAAEVIAGELQGNKELASAAFNARVIPSVAYTDPEVAWVGLTEDQAKAQGIKVKKGLFPWAASGRAIANGRDEGFTKLLFDDSPEAHGHGRILGGGIVGTHAGDMIGEIALAIEMGADTVDIGKTIHPHPTLGESIGMAAEVAHGSCTDVPPQKK, encoded by the coding sequence ATGGCAATCATTGATATCAAGGTTCCCGACATCGGCGACTTCAAGGACGTCGGCGTGATCGAACTGCTGGTCAAGCCCGGCGACACCGTGGCGGTCGAGCAGTCGCTGATCACCGTCGAGTCCGACAAGGCCTCGATGGAGATTCCCTCGAGCCATGCCGGTGTGGTCAAGGAGCTCAAGGTCAACGTGGGCGACAAGGTCAACCAGGGCTCGGTCGTGCTGACGCTCGAGGCTGCCGAAGGCGCGGCTGCGGCTTCCGCTCCGGCACCTGCTGCCGCCGCACCAGCGCCCGCTTCGGCGCCTGCGGCATCCGCACCCGCACCCGTTGCCAGCAGCTTCGGCGGCGCGGCCGATCTCGACTGCGACGTGGTCGTGCTCGGCGGCGGCCCCGGCGGCTATTCCGCGGCATTCCGTGCCGCCGACCTGGGCCTCAAGGTCGTGCTGGTCGAGCGCTACAAGACGCTGGGCGGCGTGTGCCTGAACGTGGGCTGCATTCCCTCGAAGGCGCTGCTGCATGTGGCGGCGGTGATGGACGAGGTCAGCCACCTGGCGGCCCTGGGCATCGACTACGGCGGTGCACCCAAGGTCAACGTGGACCAGCTGCGCGGCCACAAGGAGAAGGTCATCGGCAAGCTCACCGGCGGCCTGGGCCAGATGGCCAAGATGCGCAAGGTGACGATCGTTCGAGGCTACGGCAATTTCGTGGGAGCCAACCACATCGAGGTGGAGGAAACCACGGGTGACGGCCAGGAGAGGGCCGGCGTGAAGAAGGTCGTGCAGTTCAAGCGCGCCATCATCGCCGCGGGCTCGCAGGCCGTGCACCTGCCGTTCATGCCCAAGGACGAGCGCGTGGTCGATTCGACCGGCGCACTCGACCTGAAGGCCGTGCCCAAGCGCATGCTGATCCTCGGTGGCGGCATCATCGGCCTGGAAATGGGCACGGTGTACTCCACGCTGGGCGCACGCCTGGACGTCGTCGAGATGATGGACGGCCTGATGCAGGGCGCTGATCGCGACCTCGTGAAGGTCTGGCAGAAGATGAACGCGCCGCGCTTCGACAACATCATGGTCAACACCAAGACCGTGGCGGCCGAGGCAACACCGCAAGGCATCAAGGTCACGTTCGAGCCCGCCAAGGACGGCGTCACGGTTCCCGAGCCGCAGACCTACGACCTGGTGCTGCAGGCCGTGGGCCGCACGCCCAACGGCAAGAAGATCGGCGCGGAGAAGGCTGGCGTTTCGGTGACGGACCGCGGCTTCATCGATGTCGATATCCAGATGCGTACCAACGTGCCGCACATCTTCGCGATCGGCGACATCGTGGGCCAGCCGATGCTGGCGCACAAGGCCGTGCACGAAGCGCACGTGGCCGCCGAAGTCATCGCGGGTGAACTGCAGGGCAACAAGGAACTGGCATCCGCCGCCTTCAACGCCCGCGTGATCCCGAGCGTGGCCTACACCGATCCGGAAGTGGCATGGGTGGGTCTCACCGAAGACCAGGCCAAGGCACAGGGCATCAAGGTCAAGAAGGGCCTGTTCCCCTGGGCGGCATCGGGCCGGGCGATTGCCAACGGCCGCGACGAGGGCTTCACCAAGCTGCTGTTCGACGATTCCCCCGAAGCCCATGGCCACGGCCGCATCCTGGGTGGCGGCATCGTCGGCACGCATGCGGGCGACATGATCGGCGAGATCGCACTGGCCATCGAGATGGGCGCGGACACCGTGGACATCGGCAAGACGATCCATCCGCACCCGACGCTGGGCGAATCCATCGGCATGGCTGCCGAGGTGGCTCACGGCTCGTGCACGGATGTGCCGCCGCAGAAGAAGTAA
- a CDS encoding TetR/AcrR family transcriptional regulator, with protein MKVSKTQAAENREGIVEAAARLYREKGLDGVGVAEITRDAGLTHGGLYRHFESKDALAREACLRAFEWTITPLEGLEPPSSDTAPAAKLHTLVHSYLSASHRDHPGEGCPAAALAADAARAGPEMSEVFAQGVERNIQRFMRILEGDDAATRARTIATLSSMVGALVLARATAAGNPALSEEILATLRQQLAPDES; from the coding sequence ATGAAAGTAAGTAAAACCCAAGCAGCCGAAAACCGCGAAGGGATCGTGGAGGCAGCCGCGCGCCTGTACCGGGAAAAGGGACTGGATGGCGTGGGCGTGGCGGAGATCACCCGCGATGCAGGGCTGACCCATGGCGGCCTGTACCGGCACTTCGAGTCCAAGGACGCCCTCGCCCGCGAGGCCTGCCTGCGTGCCTTCGAGTGGACCATCACGCCATTGGAGGGACTGGAGCCGCCGTCTTCGGACACGGCCCCCGCTGCGAAACTGCACACGCTGGTGCACAGCTATCTCTCTGCCAGCCACCGCGATCATCCCGGGGAAGGCTGCCCCGCTGCAGCGCTCGCGGCAGATGCCGCCCGGGCAGGACCCGAGATGTCGGAAGTCTTCGCCCAGGGGGTCGAGCGCAACATCCAGCGCTTCATGCGCATTCTCGAGGGCGATGACGCAGCCACGCGCGCCCGCACGATCGCGACGCTCAGCAGCATGGTGGGCGCATTGGTGCTTGCACGCGCCACCGCCGCCGGCAACCCCGCGCTGTCCGAGGAAATACTCGCCACCCTGCGCCAGCAACTGGCGCCTGATGAAAGCTGA